A genomic stretch from Budorcas taxicolor isolate Tak-1 chromosome 15, Takin1.1, whole genome shotgun sequence includes:
- the LOC128059899 gene encoding olfactory receptor 52R1-like: protein MMLTSGNSSSHPVSFILLGIPGLENSQFGAAFPFCAMYVVALVGNITLLRVIRTDPTLHEPMYLFLAMLAATDLVLSTSTQPKMLAIFWFHDHEIEYHACLIQLFFIHAFSSVESGLLMAMALDRYVAICFPLHHSSILTPCVVGKLGAGVMMRGLLWVSPFCFMVSRMPFCPSRIIPQSYCEHMAVLKLVCADTRVNRAYGLFVAFSVVGFDIIVISVSYGIILRTVLGLPSGAAQLKAFGTCASHICVILALYIPALFTFLTHRFGHHVPQVVHVMFAILYLLVPPMFNPIIYGVRTKQIRDRVIQGCCRKNSQPKA, encoded by the coding sequence ATGATGTTGACTTCAGGGAATAGCTCTTCTCATCCTGTGTCCTTCATCCTGCTTGGGATCCCAGGATTGGAGAATTCCCAGTTTGGGGCTGCCTTTCCATTCTGTGCCATGTATGTTGTGGCTTTAGTCGGCAATATCACTCTCCTTCGTGTAATCCGAACTGACCCCACCTTGCATGAGCCCATGTACCTCTTTCTGGCCATGCTGGCTGCCACTGACCTGGTCCTCTCCACGTCCACACAACCTAAAATGCTGGCCATATTCTGGTTTCACGATCATGAGATTGAATACCATGCCTGCCTCATCCAGTTGTTCTTCATCCATGCCTTTTCTTCAGTGGAGTCCGGATTGCTCATGGCTATGGCCTTGGACCGTTACGTGGCTATCTGCTTCCCACTGCATCACTCTAGTATCCTAACCCCATGTGTCGTGGGTAAACTGGGGGCAGGTGTGATGATGAGAGGGCTGCTGTGGGTGAGTCCTTTCTGTTTCATGGTGTCCAGGATGCCCTTCTGCCCCAGTCGGATCATCCCCCAGTCATACTGTGAGCACATGGCTGTGCTGAAGTTGGTGTGCGCTGACACTAGAGTAAATCGTGCATATGGACTTTTTGTGGCCTTCTCTGTAGTTGGCTTTGACATTATTGTCATCAGTGTATCCTATGGAATCATTTTGAGAACTGTTCTGGGGTTACCCTCAGGTGCAGCCCAGCTCAAGGCTTTTGGCACATGTGCTTCTCATATCTGTGTCATCTTGGCTCTTTATATCCCAGCCCTCTTTACTTTTCTCACCCACCGCTTTGGGCATCATGTGCCCCAAGTAGTACATGTCATGTTTGCTATTCTCTATCTCCTGGTACCTCCCATGTTCAACCCCATCATCTATGGAGTTAGAACCAAACAGATCAGGGACAGGGTTATTCAAGGATGTTGTAGAAAAAACTCTCAACCCAAAGCATAG